A DNA window from Hyphomicrobiales bacterium 4NK60-0047b contains the following coding sequences:
- a CDS encoding alpha/beta hydrolase, which yields MNPHYVNFFSNLLKNFAHPSKSIFKFKRKKSDGGKTGTYAPHPATGSKRREFLGLGLSGFHKISYQEWEVKRGSFGRKAQKPSVVCVHGLTRNSHDFDKMADQLSEDRRVVCPDIVGRGHSDWIANSALYENLQYNADMNALISRLDEREIDWVGTSMGGLIGMMLAASANSPIRKLVINDVGPYIPYAALAKIGAYVGRSPEFETMEEAEDYLRKIHAEFVPMSDEDWEAMTLYGVREIEGGKYALNYDPGIGDPVRAGLTGFDVNLWPLWEMIECPVLVFRGENSKLLTPSVAERMQETGPKAAVIEISEAGHAPTLNVPSQIKMISEFLDK from the coding sequence ATGAACCCTCATTACGTCAATTTTTTTTCCAACCTATTAAAAAACTTTGCGCATCCGTCTAAGAGTATTTTCAAATTTAAACGTAAGAAATCTGATGGGGGAAAAACTGGGACTTATGCTCCTCATCCAGCAACAGGCTCCAAGAGGCGTGAGTTTTTGGGGCTTGGCCTCTCGGGATTTCATAAAATTTCCTATCAGGAATGGGAGGTTAAAAGAGGTAGCTTTGGTCGTAAGGCACAAAAGCCGTCTGTTGTTTGTGTTCATGGTTTGACGAGAAATTCTCATGACTTTGATAAGATGGCTGATCAACTTAGTGAGGACCGGCGTGTTGTATGCCCTGATATTGTTGGACGGGGACATAGTGATTGGATAGCCAATAGCGCGCTCTATGAGAATTTACAATATAACGCTGATATGAATGCTTTGATCTCTCGGCTTGATGAAAGAGAAATTGATTGGGTTGGTACTTCAATGGGGGGATTGATTGGTATGATGCTGGCGGCATCGGCAAATAGCCCTATTAGAAAACTCGTTATTAATGATGTGGGGCCTTATATTCCTTATGCGGCTTTGGCTAAAATTGGTGCTTATGTTGGCCGCTCTCCTGAGTTTGAAACGATGGAAGAAGCTGAGGATTATTTACGAAAAATACATGCTGAATTTGTGCCTATGAGCGATGAAGACTGGGAGGCCATGACACTTTATGGTGTACGAGAAATTGAAGGTGGTAAGTATGCGCTGAATTATGACCCGGGTATTGGTGATCCGGTTCGTGCTGGTTTAACAGGCTTTGATGTGAATTTATGGCCTCTTTGGGAAATGATTGAGTGTCCTGTTTTGGTGTTTCGCGGGGAAAATTCTAAGTTGCTAACTCCGTCCGTTGCAGAGCGGATGCAGGAGACAGGACCTAAAGCAGCTGTTATTGAAATTTCTGAAGCCGGGCATGCACCGACTTTAAATGTTCCAAGTCAGATAAAGATGATTTCTGAATTTCTGGATAAATAA
- a CDS encoding neutral zinc metallopeptidase: MRWRGREGSKNIEDHRGRQGGRFGIPLPGGRGRSIRMPGRRGGGISIWTIVILLAFMYFTGKCDPNLILRELTKGQGIPQIERQQQPRFDVEPLPDTGGEFNQSQSNNNLNKTNSKIPQVKKDDLAQFTSVVLRETELVWQKIFKQIGKRYEEPKLRMFSQSTQSACGRGMSAMGPFYCPLDKKVYIDLIFYKELKQKFGAPGDFAQAYVIAHEVGHHVQTLLGIAHKVQSAKQRMSKTQANALQVRMELQADCFAGLWARHADAANQILEEGDLQEALRAASKIGDDNIQRQTQGHIVPEAFTHGTSAQRMRWFQRGYDTGNMKSCDTFNARSL; this comes from the coding sequence ATGCGTTGGAGAGGCCGTGAGGGCAGTAAAAATATAGAAGACCACCGGGGTCGTCAGGGTGGACGTTTTGGGATACCGCTGCCGGGTGGGCGTGGACGAAGTATTCGTATGCCTGGACGCCGTGGTGGTGGCATTAGCATTTGGACGATCGTTATCTTGCTTGCCTTTATGTATTTTACAGGGAAGTGCGATCCGAATTTGATTTTGCGTGAGCTTACAAAGGGGCAGGGGATACCTCAAATTGAGCGTCAGCAACAGCCACGTTTTGATGTTGAGCCTTTACCTGATACAGGCGGTGAGTTTAATCAGTCTCAATCAAATAATAATTTGAACAAAACGAATTCTAAGATCCCACAAGTGAAGAAAGATGACTTAGCTCAATTTACTTCAGTTGTTTTAAGGGAAACTGAGCTTGTTTGGCAAAAGATATTCAAGCAAATTGGAAAACGCTATGAAGAACCGAAGTTGCGCATGTTCTCTCAATCTACACAATCAGCTTGTGGTCGAGGTATGAGTGCTATGGGGCCGTTTTATTGTCCGCTTGATAAGAAGGTTTATATTGACCTGATCTTCTACAAGGAATTGAAGCAAAAGTTTGGAGCTCCTGGAGATTTTGCTCAGGCTTATGTGATTGCTCATGAGGTTGGTCATCATGTACAGACACTTCTTGGAATTGCTCACAAGGTACAATCAGCGAAACAACGGATGTCTAAAACTCAGGCCAATGCTTTACAGGTTCGTATGGAATTGCAGGCGGACTGTTTTGCTGGACTTTGGGCTCGCCATGCTGATGCTGCCAATCAAATTTTAGAGGAGGGTGATTTGCAAGAAGCTCTTCGAGCTGCGTCGAAAATTGGTGATGATAATATTCAGAGGCAAACGCAGGGACACATTGTACCAGAAGCGTTTACCCATGGTACATCAGCTCAGCGTATGAGATGGTTTCAGCGTGGGTATGATACTGGCAATATGAAATCGTGTGACACGTTTAATGCGCGTAGTCTTTAA
- the glmU gene encoding bifunctional UDP-N-acetylglucosamine diphosphorylase/glucosamine-1-phosphate N-acetyltransferase GlmU, whose protein sequence is MENVASMTDSSLMILVLAAGMGTRMKSKHPKVMHAIGSKPMVGHVLDLGNSLGAVNCSVVVGPDMNEVENVAKSHFPSSQIFVQHDRLGTAHAVLSAKEALKGHEGYVLVLYGDTPLLTKEALNGLYSELQNGADVGVLGFEADDPTGYGRLLVDDNGQLEAIREQKDASASELEVKFCNSGVMGFRTTHMLSLLEKVGNDNANGEYYLTDVIELAREQGLKTVATLCSEQDVLGVNDRVQLSEAERIFQNRKREDIQRNGATLIAPETVFFAADTQIGQDVIIEPNVIFGPGVTVGDDVHIYGHCHFEGAVIEAHSKVGPFARLRPGAEIGESCKVGNFVEVKKAQVSKGAKINHLTYIGDAEIGEEANIGAGTITCNYDGFNKNITKIGANCFVGSNSSLIAPVTLGDGSFIGSGSVISENVPADALAITRAEKKVYEQWAARFRRSQQRLKDRKAGLK, encoded by the coding sequence ATGGAAAATGTTGCTTCTATGACTGATTCTTCACTAATGATCCTGGTTCTGGCTGCGGGTATGGGAACGCGGATGAAATCTAAACATCCGAAAGTTATGCATGCAATTGGCTCAAAACCCATGGTTGGGCATGTTCTTGATCTTGGAAATTCATTAGGTGCTGTGAATTGTTCTGTGGTGGTTGGCCCGGATATGAATGAAGTGGAGAATGTTGCTAAGTCTCATTTTCCCAGCTCCCAGATTTTTGTTCAGCATGATCGCTTGGGAACGGCTCATGCTGTCCTTTCAGCGAAAGAAGCTCTAAAGGGACATGAAGGGTATGTGTTGGTACTTTATGGAGATACACCGCTTTTAACTAAAGAAGCTCTCAATGGACTATATTCGGAACTGCAAAACGGTGCTGATGTTGGTGTGCTTGGTTTTGAGGCTGATGACCCAACAGGCTATGGCCGCTTACTCGTTGATGATAATGGTCAATTAGAGGCTATTCGAGAACAAAAGGATGCAAGTGCATCTGAGCTTGAAGTTAAATTTTGTAACTCAGGTGTTATGGGCTTTCGAACAACTCATATGCTGTCTCTTTTAGAAAAGGTTGGTAATGATAATGCTAATGGTGAGTATTATTTAACTGATGTGATTGAATTGGCGCGAGAGCAAGGGTTAAAGACTGTTGCTACTCTTTGTTCTGAGCAAGATGTTCTTGGTGTTAATGATCGGGTACAGCTTTCAGAAGCTGAACGTATTTTCCAAAATAGAAAAAGAGAAGATATACAACGCAATGGTGCAACTTTGATTGCGCCTGAGACTGTGTTTTTTGCAGCTGACACACAAATTGGACAAGATGTTATCATTGAACCGAATGTTATCTTTGGTCCTGGTGTAACTGTTGGCGATGATGTGCATATTTATGGTCATTGTCATTTTGAAGGTGCTGTTATTGAGGCCCACTCTAAGGTTGGTCCTTTTGCTCGTTTGCGCCCGGGTGCTGAGATTGGTGAAAGTTGTAAGGTTGGTAATTTTGTTGAGGTGAAAAAAGCTCAAGTCAGTAAAGGGGCTAAAATTAACCACCTTACTTACATAGGTGATGCGGAAATTGGTGAAGAGGCGAATATTGGGGCTGGTACCATCACTTGCAATTACGATGGGTTTAATAAGAATATTACTAAGATTGGTGCCAATTGCTTTGTTGGCTCAAATAGCTCTCTTATTGCCCCTGTAACTCTTGGGGATGGTTCATTCATTGGTTCTGGTAGTGTGATTTCAGAAAATGTACCGGCTGATGCGCTGGCTATCACAAGAGCTGAGAAAAAAGTTTATGAACAATGGGCAGCGCGTTTTAGAAGAAGCCAACAAAGATTAAAAGATAGAAAAGCCGGTCTTAAATGA
- the glmS gene encoding glutamine--fructose-6-phosphate transaminase (isomerizing), with amino-acid sequence MCGIVGIIGTSPVAGDLVDALKRLEYRGYDSAGIATLHEGKLARRRAKGKLKALETRLNGEPLAGNLGIGHTRWATHGKPTEVNAHPHISDGVSVVHNGIIENFKSLRSDLEKDGFVFETETDTEVIAHLIARELKANKSPQEAVRDSLGSLEGAFALAVIFEGHDDLMIGARRGSPFAIGFGDEDSPGMYIGSDAIALAPFTNKVSYLEDGDWVVLTGQGATIYNEKNEEIERSVSTSMAQALVVDKGNHRHFMAKEIHEQPDVISRTLSHYIDLGKECVDFSSLSIDFKTLPRLSIAACGTAYYAGVVGKYLIEQWGGLPVDIDIASEFRYREPLMSEGGAALFISQSGETADSLASLKYCKEQNQKILSIVNVNESSIARESDDVLPTLAGPEIGVASTKAFTCQLTVLAALAIHIGRQRGVIDEAKESELVRSLVEVPRLISEVLAYEEEIDRISHSLSQARDVLYLGRGMSFPIAMEGALKLKEISYIHAEAYAAGELKHGPIALIDENMPVIVVAPEDRLFDKTISNMQEVAARGGQIIFISDATRESAGCDLTHHIVIPKCHEFVTALITAIPVQLLAYYTAVHMGTDVDQPRNLAKSVTVE; translated from the coding sequence ATGTGTGGTATTGTCGGTATTATCGGGACATCTCCTGTCGCTGGAGACCTTGTTGATGCGCTTAAGCGGCTTGAATATCGAGGCTATGATTCAGCTGGCATTGCGACTTTGCACGAAGGTAAACTAGCTAGACGGCGCGCGAAGGGGAAACTTAAAGCTTTAGAGACGCGCTTAAATGGTGAACCACTCGCAGGAAATCTGGGAATAGGTCACACGCGCTGGGCGACGCACGGTAAGCCAACAGAAGTGAATGCACATCCGCATATCTCTGATGGGGTTTCTGTTGTTCACAATGGTATTATCGAAAATTTTAAAAGTTTACGTTCTGATCTTGAAAAGGACGGGTTTGTTTTTGAAACAGAAACAGATACTGAGGTCATTGCTCATCTAATTGCCCGAGAATTAAAGGCAAATAAATCTCCTCAAGAGGCTGTGCGTGATAGTTTAGGCTCTCTTGAAGGGGCATTTGCTTTGGCAGTTATATTTGAAGGCCATGATGATCTAATGATTGGAGCGCGCCGCGGAAGCCCGTTTGCGATTGGGTTTGGGGATGAAGATAGTCCTGGAATGTATATTGGTTCTGATGCAATTGCATTGGCGCCGTTTACAAACAAGGTATCTTATTTGGAAGATGGTGACTGGGTCGTTCTAACTGGCCAAGGAGCTACCATTTATAATGAGAAAAATGAAGAAATAGAGCGCTCTGTTTCGACGTCTATGGCGCAGGCTCTTGTGGTTGATAAGGGCAACCATCGACATTTTATGGCGAAAGAAATTCATGAGCAGCCAGATGTGATCTCTCGGACTTTGTCTCATTATATTGACCTTGGCAAAGAGTGTGTTGATTTTTCATCTCTTTCAATTGATTTTAAAACATTACCACGATTGTCGATCGCCGCTTGTGGTACCGCCTACTATGCAGGTGTTGTTGGTAAATATTTGATTGAGCAATGGGGTGGCTTGCCTGTTGATATCGATATTGCTTCTGAGTTTCGCTATAGAGAACCTCTCATGAGCGAAGGGGGGGCTGCTTTATTTATTTCGCAATCTGGCGAAACCGCAGATAGTTTGGCGAGTTTGAAATATTGCAAAGAACAAAACCAAAAAATACTCTCAATTGTGAATGTAAATGAAAGCTCTATTGCTCGTGAGAGTGACGATGTTCTACCAACATTAGCCGGGCCAGAAATTGGTGTGGCTTCGACGAAGGCATTTACTTGCCAACTTACAGTTTTAGCAGCTCTTGCTATACATATTGGTCGTCAGCGTGGTGTGATTGATGAAGCAAAAGAGAGTGAGCTTGTGCGATCTCTTGTTGAAGTTCCGCGGCTTATTTCAGAAGTTTTGGCTTATGAAGAAGAAATTGACCGAATTTCACATTCTTTGTCTCAAGCACGAGACGTGCTTTATTTAGGCCGTGGTATGAGTTTTCCTATTGCAATGGAAGGGGCTTTGAAGCTTAAAGAGATTTCTTATATTCACGCAGAAGCTTATGCAGCTGGTGAGTTAAAGCATGGTCCAATTGCGTTGATTGATGAGAATATGCCAGTTATCGTTGTGGCCCCTGAAGACCGTTTGTTTGATAAGACGATTTCCAATATGCAAGAGGTGGCGGCACGCGGTGGGCAAATTATTTTCATTAGTGATGCAACAAGAGAAAGCGCTGGGTGTGATTTGACCCATCATATTGTGATTCCTAAATGCCATGAGTTTGTAACTGCTTTGATTACAGCTATCCCTGTGCAGTTACTGGCATATTATACAGCCGTTCATATGGGGACAGATGTTGATCAACCTCGGAATTTGGCGAAATCTGTGACTGTTGAGTAA
- a CDS encoding DUF502 domain-containing protein yields MTKKTNKKNRNQTKADDDGASTGSLAQLTQQPDDGKSSRFGAQLRNSFLTGLIIVGPVGITAYMVYSFVNFIDSWVKPYVPEQYNPETYLPFSIPGLGLIFAIFFIMVIGATTANLFGRSLVSYGESVLDRMPVVRNLYRAIKQIFETVLSQSGNSFQNVGIIEYPRKGLYAIVFVSTETSGEIADLCSEGEPMLSVFLPTTPNPTSGYLLFVPTKDVKILDMSVEEGAKLVISAGLVVPEQRAAELIAEHTE; encoded by the coding sequence ATGACAAAAAAAACGAATAAAAAAAATCGAAACCAAACTAAAGCTGATGATGATGGAGCTTCTACGGGTAGTCTTGCTCAATTGACACAGCAGCCGGATGATGGCAAAAGCAGTCGCTTTGGTGCGCAACTGCGAAATTCCTTTCTAACGGGGCTTATCATTGTTGGTCCTGTTGGGATTACAGCTTACATGGTTTATTCCTTCGTGAACTTTATTGATTCATGGGTAAAACCATATGTTCCTGAACAATATAATCCTGAAACTTACCTACCGTTTTCAATTCCAGGTTTAGGTTTGATCTTTGCCATTTTCTTTATCATGGTGATTGGTGCCACGACTGCGAATTTATTTGGTCGTTCGCTTGTTAGTTATGGAGAGAGTGTTCTTGATAGGATGCCGGTTGTTCGTAACCTTTATCGTGCGATAAAACAGATTTTTGAGACAGTTCTTTCACAGAGTGGGAATAGTTTTCAGAACGTTGGGATCATTGAATATCCGAGAAAAGGCCTCTATGCGATTGTGTTTGTCTCCACAGAAACATCTGGAGAAATTGCAGATCTTTGCTCTGAAGGTGAGCCTATGTTGAGTGTCTTTTTGCCCACGACACCTAACCCGACATCCGGTTACTTATTATTTGTTCCAACGAAAGATGTTAAGATACTTGATATGTCAGTTGAGGAAGGGGCGAAGCTTGTTATTTCTGCAGGGCTTGTTGTTCCGGAGCAAAGGGCTGCTGAATTGATTGCGGAACACACCGAATAA
- the recG gene encoding ATP-dependent DNA helicase RecG: MRPTILQPLFSDVDTLKGIGPRLKTLLTKLIDRPGEVKDPRKIDLLWHFPTGVVDRRNRPKIKDLKSGELATFDATVIAHKGPKFKGKGRFSKAPYRIKMEDSTGEIDLVFFRIDPRYLERQMPVGEIRYISGRPELYADILQISHPDHMLTKEEFDAFPNLEPVYPLTQGLTGKTLQKAMSQLIPAIPDLEEWQDPEWMKKQEWPTFQDALTSLHRPEEIEDIKADSLARQRLAYDELLAKQLSLALVRRQLRAKKGRTIKGDGTIRNKIIEALPFALTGSQQMALGEIFADMASDNRMLRLLQGDVGSGKTIVALMTAAAAIEEGHQVALMAPTEVLARQHLESLEELADKAGIRLGILTGREKGKVRKQILLALEEGLIDCLIGTHALFQADVHFKNLAFAIIDEQHRFGVEQRLALQAKAGPKGAELLVMTATPIPRTLLMTNYGDMDVSKLTEKPAGRKPVTSRVIPVDRLEEVMVGLKRAIQEGAQAYWVCPLVETSDKIELAAAEERHAYLKQHFGDNIGLIHGQMKGEEKDTVMAQFSNGAIPILVATTVIEVGVNVPNASIMVIEHSERFGLSQLHQLRGRVGRGERQSSCIFLYTSPLGATAKSRLKIMRETEDGFIIAEEDLKLRGGGEMLGRRQSGERDFRVANVPNQQELITAANDDVKLILHSDPDLTSERGKALRKLIYLFECDEAIKLFRAG, from the coding sequence ATGCGTCCAACAATCCTTCAACCCCTGTTTAGTGATGTAGATACCTTAAAAGGCATCGGCCCTAGGTTAAAGACCTTACTTACCAAGCTTATCGATCGCCCAGGCGAAGTAAAAGACCCACGCAAAATTGACCTTTTATGGCATTTTCCAACTGGTGTGGTCGATAGACGCAATAGACCTAAAATCAAAGACCTTAAATCAGGTGAACTTGCCACGTTTGACGCGACAGTCATTGCCCATAAAGGTCCCAAATTTAAAGGAAAGGGCCGTTTTTCCAAAGCTCCTTACCGCATAAAGATGGAAGACAGCACCGGAGAAATTGATCTCGTCTTTTTTCGCATCGACCCCCGCTACCTAGAGCGCCAAATGCCGGTTGGAGAAATCAGATATATCTCAGGACGACCAGAACTTTATGCTGACATCCTCCAGATTTCTCACCCAGATCATATGCTCACAAAAGAAGAGTTTGACGCCTTTCCAAATCTTGAGCCTGTCTACCCTCTCACACAAGGCCTAACAGGCAAGACATTACAAAAAGCCATGAGCCAACTCATCCCAGCCATTCCAGATCTCGAGGAATGGCAAGACCCTGAGTGGATGAAAAAACAAGAATGGCCAACCTTTCAAGACGCCCTCACCTCTCTCCATAGACCAGAAGAAATAGAAGACATCAAAGCAGACAGTTTAGCCAGACAACGCTTAGCTTATGATGAACTCCTAGCCAAACAACTCTCTCTTGCTTTGGTAAGGCGTCAACTTCGTGCAAAAAAAGGCCGTACGATAAAAGGCGATGGCACCATTCGCAACAAAATCATTGAAGCCCTCCCCTTTGCACTAACTGGCTCACAGCAAATGGCCTTAGGTGAAATTTTTGCAGACATGGCCAGCGACAATAGAATGCTCCGCCTCCTGCAAGGAGACGTAGGCTCGGGTAAGACCATCGTTGCTCTGATGACAGCCGCCGCAGCCATTGAAGAAGGTCACCAGGTCGCCTTAATGGCACCAACAGAAGTTTTGGCACGCCAACATTTAGAAAGCCTTGAAGAATTAGCCGATAAAGCCGGTATTCGTTTAGGCATTCTAACAGGAAGAGAAAAGGGAAAGGTACGCAAACAAATCCTTCTCGCACTTGAAGAAGGTTTGATCGATTGTTTAATTGGAACTCACGCTCTATTTCAAGCAGACGTGCATTTCAAAAACCTGGCTTTCGCCATCATTGATGAACAGCATCGCTTTGGCGTCGAACAACGCTTAGCCTTACAAGCCAAAGCAGGCCCAAAAGGCGCCGAGTTACTAGTGATGACTGCAACACCCATTCCCCGTACATTATTAATGACAAACTACGGCGACATGGATGTCTCAAAACTCACCGAAAAACCAGCCGGCCGCAAACCCGTGACCAGCCGCGTTATACCGGTTGACCGCCTAGAAGAGGTCATGGTCGGTCTAAAACGTGCCATTCAAGAAGGTGCACAAGCCTATTGGGTCTGCCCACTTGTTGAAACCTCAGACAAAATAGAACTAGCAGCAGCGGAAGAACGCCACGCCTATTTAAAACAACATTTTGGTGACAATATCGGTCTCATACATGGCCAAATGAAAGGCGAAGAAAAAGACACGGTTATGGCGCAATTTTCTAACGGAGCAATTCCAATACTCGTAGCCACAACGGTAATTGAAGTTGGTGTGAATGTTCCAAATGCCAGCATCATGGTCATCGAACATTCTGAACGCTTTGGTCTTTCTCAACTCCATCAGCTACGAGGTCGTGTCGGCAGGGGTGAACGGCAATCATCGTGCATTTTCCTCTACACCTCACCGTTAGGGGCCACTGCCAAATCTCGCTTAAAAATCATGCGTGAAACTGAAGACGGTTTTATCATAGCTGAAGAAGATTTAAAATTACGTGGCGGTGGAGAAATGCTCGGCCGCCGACAAAGCGGAGAGCGAGATTTTAGAGTGGCCAATGTCCCCAATCAACAAGAGCTCATCACAGCCGCAAATGATGATGTAAAACTAATCTTGCACTCTGATCCAGATCTCACCAGTGAACGTGGCAAAGCATTGCGAAAACTGATTTATTTGTTTGAATGTGATGAAGCAATCAAGCTCTTTAGAGCCGGATAG